A genomic window from Chitinophaga pollutisoli includes:
- the ispG gene encoding (E)-4-hydroxy-3-methylbut-2-enyl-diphosphate synthase, producing the protein MQLYCPSLTTYERLATLEVKVGDLIIGNHHPIRIQTMTTTDTMDTMGTVEQSIRCIEAGAELVRITAPSIKEAQNLLPIKNELRKRGYTTPLVADIHFTPNAAEVAARIVEKVRINPGNYIDKKKFELLEYTDAEYLEEIDRIRERFTPLVKICKDHGTAMRIGTNHGSLSDRIMSRYGDTPMGMVESAMEFLRIAEDLQYRNIVLSMKASNPQVMVQAYRLLVSTMQQELGHCYPLHLGVTEAGDGEDGRIKSAAGIGTLLEDGIGDTIRVSLTEDPEFELPVCRDLVRRYTQRAGHAPIAPVADPQKLPYSPFQFTKRATDAVGNIGGKQVPVVVADFRHLPAISPADLQGIGYHYDEATDKWNISDAAADYIYTGKQILEFALPGTLQVIVDAETWQQTNDKSKYHPYFSDFRQFSNASDVVNFVQLNAEALDSGLLEKLAGLKGNVIPVIASGNAHAMASVRRMLIAMMEQKLPRPVILQCNSAEQNADQDLIHFATETGALLLDGFGDGLWLTAAGESSSPATINNVAFGILQATRSRISKTEYISCPSCGRTLFDLQETTARIRAVTNHLKGVKIAIMGCIVNGPGEMADADFGYVGSGVGKITLYRGKEVVKRGLSSEVAVTELINLIRDNGMWVDAK; encoded by the coding sequence ATGCAATTATATTGCCCATCACTGACGACATACGAACGACTGGCCACTTTAGAAGTGAAAGTGGGCGACCTCATCATCGGAAACCACCACCCGATCCGGATACAAACGATGACGACCACGGATACCATGGATACAATGGGCACCGTGGAGCAATCGATCCGGTGCATCGAGGCAGGCGCGGAACTCGTGCGGATTACGGCTCCGAGCATTAAGGAAGCGCAGAACCTCCTTCCTATCAAGAATGAGTTGCGCAAACGCGGCTACACCACGCCGCTGGTGGCCGACATTCACTTTACGCCCAACGCCGCCGAAGTGGCGGCGCGCATCGTGGAGAAAGTCCGCATCAACCCCGGCAACTACATCGACAAGAAGAAATTCGAATTGCTCGAATATACCGATGCGGAATACCTGGAAGAAATCGACCGCATCCGCGAACGTTTCACGCCGCTGGTGAAAATTTGTAAAGACCACGGCACCGCCATGCGCATCGGCACCAACCATGGTTCCCTCAGCGACCGCATCATGAGCCGCTACGGCGACACCCCGATGGGAATGGTGGAAAGCGCCATGGAATTCCTCCGCATCGCGGAAGACCTCCAATACCGCAATATCGTGCTCAGCATGAAAGCCAGCAACCCGCAGGTGATGGTGCAGGCTTACCGCCTGCTCGTGAGCACTATGCAGCAGGAACTGGGCCATTGCTATCCGCTCCATCTCGGCGTTACCGAAGCCGGCGACGGGGAAGACGGCCGCATCAAATCAGCCGCAGGCATCGGTACTTTGCTGGAAGACGGCATCGGCGACACTATCCGTGTTTCGCTTACCGAAGATCCCGAGTTTGAGCTGCCCGTTTGCCGCGACCTCGTGCGCCGCTATACCCAACGCGCGGGCCACGCGCCCATCGCGCCGGTGGCCGATCCACAGAAATTGCCGTATTCACCGTTCCAGTTCACCAAACGCGCCACCGACGCCGTTGGCAATATCGGCGGCAAACAGGTGCCCGTGGTGGTGGCGGACTTCCGTCATCTCCCCGCGATTTCTCCGGCCGACCTGCAGGGCATCGGTTATCATTACGACGAAGCTACAGACAAGTGGAACATCAGCGACGCGGCGGCCGACTACATTTACACCGGGAAGCAAATCCTGGAGTTCGCGCTGCCTGGCACTTTGCAAGTGATCGTAGATGCGGAAACCTGGCAACAGACCAACGACAAATCCAAATACCATCCGTATTTCAGCGATTTCCGGCAGTTTTCAAACGCTAGTGACGTGGTAAATTTCGTGCAGCTGAATGCTGAGGCGTTGGACAGCGGTTTGCTGGAAAAACTGGCCGGATTGAAAGGAAACGTTATCCCCGTGATCGCCAGCGGCAACGCACACGCCATGGCATCGGTGCGCCGGATGCTCATCGCGATGATGGAGCAAAAACTCCCCCGTCCCGTGATCCTCCAATGTAACAGCGCCGAACAAAATGCCGACCAGGACCTGATCCATTTCGCCACCGAAACCGGCGCCCTCCTGCTCGACGGCTTCGGCGACGGCCTGTGGCTCACCGCCGCCGGGGAATCATCATCTCCCGCAACCATCAATAACGTGGCATTCGGCATCCTCCAGGCCACCCGTTCCCGCATCTCCAAAACTGAATATATCTCCTGCCCCTCCTGCGGCCGCACCTTGTTCGACCTCCAGGAAACCACCGCCCGCATCCGCGCAGTCACCAACCACCTCAAAGGCGTGAAAATCGCCATTATGGGGTGCATCGTAAACGGTCCGGGGGAAATGGCCGACGCCGATTTCGGATATGTAGGCAGCGGCGTAGGAAAAATTACGCTGTACCGGGGAAAAGAAGTCGTAAAACGTGGCCTCAGCAGCGAAGTAGCCGTTACCGAACTCATCAACCTCATCCGTGACAACGGCATGTGGGTAGATGCAAAATAA
- the metH gene encoding methionine synthase, whose translation MSTTHTIKPFLRLSGLEPLVVRPETNFLNVGERTNVTGSKKFARLIREGLYEEALSVARQQVESGAQIIDVNMDDALLDGEKAMTTFLNLLASEPDISRIPVMIDSSKFSVIEAGLKCLQGKCIVNSISLKEGEEKFIEQAIICQSYGASVVVMAFDENGQADTLEKRVTICQRAYDILVDRVGFDPQDIIFDPNIFAIATGIEEHNNYAVDFIEACRQIKQRMPLAKISGGVSNVSFSFRGNDVMREAMHSVFLFHAIRAGLDMGIVNAGMIQIYDEITPEMRELVEDAILNRREDATERLIAYAETVKAKGKVIEKDETWRKGTVEERLSHALVNGITDYIEADTEEARQKYPRPLEVIEGPLMDGMNIVGDLFGSGKMFLPQVVKSARVMKKSVAVLTPFIEEEKARLVAENGGEIKSAGKILLATVKGDVHDIGKNIVGVVLGCNGYDIVDLGVMVPAEKILQAAREEKVDIIGLSGLITPSLDEMVHIARELKRQNFDIPLMIGGATTSRTHTAVKIAPEYDNGVVHVLDASRSVTVTGNLLNKSLHKNFLAGVKEEYHKLNEQFKNKKPVKQYLKLEDARKNKVPIDWNTFNPVKPLQPGIHEFQSYDLAEIAKYIDWQFFFIAWELHGKFPAILSDEVVGKEATHLYNDAQAMLKKIIDEKWLTARAVIGFFPANSNGADTVNVTAPDGAQVPLEFLRQQIKKAPGQPNMCLSDFIAPADSGKQDWIGGFAVTAGEGIEKWLDKFKKEHDDYSSIMLKALADRLAEAFTELLHERVRKEFWGYAANEHLTNDQLIAEEFLGIRPAPGYPACPEHTEKYKLFDLLSATASTGITLTESLAMYPAASVSGWYMANPEGKYFGLGKIDHDQLQDYATRKGWDLETAEKWLRPSLD comes from the coding sequence ATGAGTACAACACATACGATCAAGCCGTTCCTGCGGCTCAGCGGCCTCGAACCGCTCGTCGTGAGGCCCGAAACCAACTTTTTGAACGTAGGTGAAAGAACCAACGTTACCGGCTCCAAAAAATTCGCGCGGCTCATTCGCGAAGGACTATACGAAGAAGCGCTCTCCGTTGCCCGCCAACAGGTGGAAAGCGGCGCGCAAATCATAGACGTCAATATGGACGACGCCCTCCTCGACGGCGAAAAAGCCATGACCACCTTCCTCAATCTCCTTGCCTCCGAGCCCGACATCTCCCGCATCCCGGTGATGATCGACTCCAGCAAGTTCAGCGTAATTGAAGCCGGACTGAAGTGCCTCCAGGGAAAATGTATCGTCAACTCCATCTCCCTCAAAGAAGGAGAGGAAAAGTTCATCGAACAGGCGATCATCTGCCAGAGCTACGGCGCGTCCGTTGTGGTAATGGCCTTCGATGAAAACGGCCAGGCCGACACCCTCGAGAAACGCGTCACCATCTGCCAGCGCGCTTACGACATCCTGGTAGACCGCGTAGGTTTCGATCCGCAGGACATCATCTTCGACCCGAACATCTTCGCCATCGCCACCGGTATCGAAGAACACAATAACTATGCGGTAGACTTCATCGAAGCCTGCCGCCAGATCAAGCAGCGCATGCCGCTCGCCAAAATCAGCGGCGGCGTCAGCAACGTTTCCTTCTCTTTCCGCGGCAACGACGTGATGCGTGAAGCCATGCACTCCGTGTTCCTCTTCCACGCCATCCGCGCCGGCCTCGACATGGGCATCGTGAACGCAGGGATGATCCAGATCTATGATGAGATCACTCCCGAAATGCGCGAGCTTGTGGAAGACGCCATCCTCAACCGCCGGGAAGACGCCACGGAACGCCTCATCGCCTACGCCGAAACCGTGAAGGCGAAAGGGAAAGTGATCGAGAAAGATGAAACCTGGCGTAAGGGCACCGTAGAAGAAAGGCTCAGCCACGCACTCGTGAACGGTATCACCGACTACATCGAAGCAGACACCGAAGAAGCCCGCCAGAAATATCCCCGCCCCCTCGAAGTAATCGAAGGCCCGCTCATGGATGGCATGAACATCGTCGGCGACCTGTTCGGCTCAGGTAAAATGTTCCTCCCGCAGGTTGTGAAAAGCGCGCGTGTGATGAAAAAATCCGTGGCCGTGCTCACGCCTTTCATCGAAGAAGAAAAGGCAAGACTCGTCGCGGAAAATGGCGGTGAGATCAAATCCGCGGGAAAAATCCTACTCGCCACCGTGAAAGGCGACGTGCACGATATCGGGAAGAACATCGTGGGCGTAGTACTCGGTTGTAACGGATATGACATCGTAGACCTCGGTGTAATGGTGCCGGCGGAGAAAATCCTGCAGGCGGCGCGCGAAGAAAAAGTAGACATTATCGGCCTCAGCGGGCTCATCACCCCGAGCCTCGACGAAATGGTCCACATCGCCCGCGAACTGAAACGCCAGAACTTCGATATTCCGCTGATGATCGGCGGCGCCACCACTTCCCGCACGCACACCGCCGTGAAGATCGCACCTGAATACGACAACGGCGTGGTTCACGTGCTCGACGCATCGCGCAGCGTTACCGTTACCGGGAACCTGCTCAACAAATCGCTGCACAAAAACTTCCTGGCCGGCGTAAAAGAAGAATACCACAAGCTCAACGAGCAATTCAAGAATAAAAAACCGGTTAAGCAATACCTCAAACTGGAAGACGCGCGGAAAAACAAGGTACCCATCGACTGGAATACCTTCAACCCCGTAAAGCCCCTCCAGCCCGGGATCCATGAATTCCAATCGTACGACCTCGCCGAAATCGCGAAATACATCGACTGGCAATTCTTCTTCATCGCCTGGGAATTGCACGGGAAATTCCCCGCCATCCTTTCTGATGAAGTAGTAGGCAAGGAAGCCACGCATCTTTACAACGATGCGCAGGCCATGCTGAAAAAAATCATCGACGAAAAGTGGTTGACCGCCCGCGCCGTGATCGGCTTCTTCCCCGCCAACTCCAACGGTGCGGATACCGTAAACGTTACCGCGCCGGATGGCGCACAGGTGCCGCTGGAGTTCCTTCGCCAACAGATCAAGAAAGCCCCCGGCCAACCGAATATGTGCCTGTCCGATTTCATCGCGCCGGCAGACAGCGGTAAGCAGGACTGGATCGGCGGTTTCGCCGTAACAGCCGGAGAAGGCATCGAAAAGTGGCTGGATAAATTCAAGAAGGAACACGACGATTATTCCAGCATCATGCTCAAAGCGCTGGCCGACCGCCTCGCGGAAGCGTTCACCGAATTGCTACACGAAAGAGTGCGGAAAGAATTCTGGGGCTACGCGGCAAACGAGCACCTGACCAACGACCAGTTGATCGCCGAAGAATTCCTTGGTATCCGCCCGGCGCCGGGTTACCCTGCATGTCCGGAACACACCGAAAAATACAAGCTGTTCGATCTGCTGAGCGCCACCGCGTCCACCGGCATCACCCTCACCGAATCGCTGGCGATGTACCCGGCGGCGAGCGTGAGCGGATGGTATATGGCCAACCCGGAAGGCAAGTATTTCGGCCTGGGTAAAATCGATCACGATCAATTACAGGATTATGCCACCCGCAAGGGCTGGGACCTCGAAACAGCCGAAAAATGGCTGCGCCCGAGCCTCGATTAG
- a CDS encoding homocysteine S-methyltransferase family protein has product MKSLHQCAAERILIIDGAMGTMIQRYKLEESDYRGTRFADHPSDVKGNNELLSITRPDIIEAIHREYLEAGADILETNTFSATVIAQADYDLQHLASEMNTASVKIARKVADEYNAANPERPRFVAGAIGPLNKTLSISPDVNNPGFRSVTFDEVVDAYYDQIKALAEAGADILLIETIFDTLNAKGAIFAIKKYFRESGRPQLPVMISGTITDASGRTLSGQTLEAFYISVMHAKPFSIGLNCALGGNQMRPYVEELSQIASCYVSCYPNAGLPNTFGEYDETPHETACILEDFAREGFVNIVGGCCGTTPDHIRHIAQHVKDITPRPLPVVETTLA; this is encoded by the coding sequence ATGAAATCTTTGCATCAGTGCGCCGCAGAGCGCATTCTCATCATCGACGGTGCTATGGGCACCATGATCCAGCGATATAAATTAGAGGAATCCGATTACCGCGGAACGCGTTTTGCCGATCACCCATCAGACGTGAAAGGTAATAACGAACTGCTGTCCATCACCCGGCCCGATATTATCGAGGCCATCCATCGCGAGTACCTCGAAGCTGGCGCAGACATTCTCGAAACCAATACTTTTAGCGCAACGGTGATTGCGCAGGCCGATTACGACTTGCAGCATCTCGCCTCGGAGATGAACACCGCTTCGGTGAAAATCGCGCGGAAAGTGGCAGATGAGTACAATGCTGCCAATCCCGAAAGACCCCGCTTCGTGGCGGGCGCCATCGGCCCCCTCAACAAAACGCTTTCCATCTCTCCCGATGTGAACAATCCGGGCTTCCGCTCCGTCACCTTCGACGAAGTGGTAGATGCGTATTACGATCAGATCAAGGCATTGGCGGAAGCAGGCGCAGATATTCTGCTTATTGAAACGATCTTCGACACGCTGAACGCCAAAGGCGCCATTTTCGCGATCAAGAAATATTTCCGCGAATCCGGCCGCCCGCAGCTGCCCGTCATGATCTCCGGCACCATCACCGACGCATCGGGCCGTACCCTCAGCGGACAAACCCTCGAAGCTTTCTACATTTCCGTCATGCACGCGAAACCTTTCTCCATCGGCCTCAACTGCGCCCTCGGCGGCAACCAGATGCGCCCGTATGTGGAAGAACTCTCCCAGATCGCCAGCTGCTACGTTTCCTGCTACCCTAACGCCGGCCTCCCCAACACCTTCGGGGAATACGACGAAACGCCGCACGAAACGGCTTGCATCCTGGAAGACTTCGCACGCGAAGGATTTGTAAATATCGTTGGTGGATGCTGCGGCACAACGCCCGACCACATCCGTCATATTGCTCAACATGTAAAGGACATCACCCCGCGGCCCCTGCCCGTCGTTGAAACCACGCTCGCTTAA